From one Synechocystis sp. PCC 6803 substr. PCC-P genomic stretch:
- a CDS encoding cyanophycinase yields MPLSSQPAILIIGGAEDKVHGREILQTFWSRSGGNDAIIGIIPSASREPLLIGERYQTIFSDMGVKELKVLDIRDRAQGDDSGYRLFVEQCTGIFMTGGDQLRLCGLLADTPLMDRIRQRVHNGEISLAGTSAGAAVMGHHMIAGGSSGEWPNRALVDMAVGLGIVPEIVVDQHFHNRNRMARLLSAISTHPELLGLGIDEDTCAMFERDGSVKVIGQGTVSFVDARDMSYTNAALVGANAPLSLHNLRLNILVHGEVYHQVKQRAFPRVT; encoded by the coding sequence ATGCCCCTATCCTCCCAACCGGCCATCTTAATTATTGGTGGTGCAGAAGATAAAGTTCACGGCCGTGAAATTTTGCAAACCTTTTGGTCGCGTTCCGGTGGCAACGACGCCATTATTGGCATCATTCCATCTGCATCTCGGGAGCCCCTACTGATTGGGGAGAGATATCAAACCATCTTTAGCGACATGGGGGTCAAGGAGTTAAAAGTCTTGGACATCCGTGACCGTGCCCAGGGGGATGACAGTGGCTACCGATTGTTTGTGGAACAGTGTACAGGTATTTTCATGACCGGGGGGGATCAATTGCGTCTCTGTGGCCTGTTGGCGGACACTCCCCTAATGGACCGCATTCGTCAGCGGGTACATAACGGGGAAATAAGCTTAGCGGGCACCAGTGCGGGGGCGGCAGTAATGGGGCATCACATGATCGCCGGGGGCAGTAGCGGTGAATGGCCCAATCGAGCGCTGGTGGATATGGCGGTGGGGCTGGGCATTGTGCCGGAAATTGTGGTGGATCAGCACTTTCACAATCGTAATCGCATGGCCCGGCTGTTGAGTGCCATCTCTACCCATCCTGAGCTGCTGGGTTTGGGTATTGATGAAGATACCTGCGCCATGTTTGAGCGGGACGGTTCCGTTAAGGTAATTGGCCAAGGCACAGTCTCCTTTGTCGATGCCAGGGACATGAGCTACACTAACGCCGCTTTGGTGGGGGCCAATGCCCCATTGAGTCTCCATAATTTGCGGCTCAATATCCTTGTCCATGGGGAGGTTTATCATCAGGTAAAACAGCGGGCCTTTCCCCGGGTAACCTAG